The Paenibacillus sp. 481 DNA window CGCTCGAAAAAGCATGAAGCTGTTCTGGAAGAGCAAATGGTCCCTGTTCAAAATGATCATCGAGTGGGTCATGCTTTTTGTTGGCTTTTTGCTGTTCGTGTTTATTCTATTCATCGTCGCACTTAGCTTTCTAGGCGGTAGGGAAATTCCCGAGATGGTCATATTGGGCGGCAGTTGGCTGATTAGTGTGCTCGCCTATACGCTTACGCTTGTGATGACGCCTCTATTTATTACCGTCATTACGAGACTATATTTGCGCTATGCAGGCGAAGGCAGCATTAAGCTCCATTCGGACGACTTGGATTTGACCGTATGGGAGAAAGGCGAGCAGCGTCGTTATTTTGTAAAGCAGCACCGGACTAAATTTGCAACGTTTGGCCTGCTTATTATGATCGCTGTCGGCTGGGGTGTAACCGCCCAACTAACTCATTTCGGAGAAGCACCGGATAAGTTCACGATTATGGCTCATCGTGGCGATGTCCAATCTGGCGTTGAAAATACGATGCAAGCATTCGATGCTGCTATCGTTGCAGGCGCTGACTACATTGAGCTTGACGTATTGCAAACGAAGGACGGGAAATTAGCCGTTATTCACGATATTAATTTAAAGCGGTTGTCTGGGCATAACGTCAATGTATACGATTTGACACTCTCGCAGCTGCAACAATTTCCGCTGCACCAAAATGGGTTTGAAGGTTATGTATCTTCGCTTGATGAAGTGCTGACAGCGATGAAGGGACGGGTCAAGCTCAATGTCGAGTTAAAAACTCACGGTTATGAACATGACTTAGTAGGTACGTTTGTAGACACGATACGACGCCATAAGGCAGAATCGTGGGTTGTCGCGCAGGCCATTGAATACGAGCTCGTTCAGGACTTAAAAAAGGCAGCACCTGAGCTGAAAGTAGGTTATGTTATTTTCGCCACGTTTGCACGAGACGTGGACTTCAACGCCGACTTTTTCGTGTTAGAAGAGTCATGGGTGAATGCGCGCATTATTACTTCGGCTAAATTAAAAGGTAAGCCGCTATACGTCTGGACCGTCAACGATCCAGCAGGCGTGGAGAAATGTTATACGTTAGGTGTGGACGGCATTATTACAGATATCACAGCCGAGGCCAAGGAAACGGTCGACCTGCTGCAAGAGCCGTATATCAAGACCGTACTCTCTATTCCTCAGATTCCATAAAACAAACCCGGCGCTGTATACGGACATTCCATCCGCAACAGACCGGGTTTATATATAAGCTATGAATTACTTTTTGAAAATGCCGAAAGGCTTACCGATTGGCAAGAATGTGCGTCCAAAGTGGATGTTAAGCACAGATGCTGCACAACCGTAGAAGCTAAGCATGGAAATAACAAATTCAGAGTAAGCCGCCAACATGTGCATCGCGTGCGCCATAATTCCAAATGCGTTACCTGCCAAACCGATAAACAAGAAATCAATCGCTACAAATGTATAGAACAATACTTTGTTCGTTTCCATTGCGCCAATTGTCATGAACAAGCAGAAGATCAAATAACCGACATAAGCAACGCCCAATTGACGAGGATCAGCTTGTGCAGCAAGTGCTTCACCGAATACGCCATTTTGAATCATCCACGACATACCGACTGCAAGCCAGAAGAACGTGAAGGCACCGAATGCTGTTGCACCGAACGTGTTACCTTTTTTCGCGTCGTGAATACAAGCGAATAATTGTGCAAATGCACCAAGGAAAATAGCCCAAGGCAGTACAAATGCAATCCCGTCCGTCCAACCAAGCTTGGAGGACGAAGCTACTAGTGTGATAATCGCAAGACCGAACAATCCAAGTGCACTTGGATCAATGGTCGCCACTCTTACTTGTTGTGTTTCTTTGCTCATTACAATAAGCTCCCCTTTTTGTACAATAGCAATACCATGTTGTGTTAGGTTGTCAAAAACCAACAGCCAATATTCTATCATAGGGAGCGGTATGCATGTAACATTTAGTTCATATGTAATTTATGGTAAAGTTGGATTTCCCATTGACAATGCTTCTAACGACCTATTTATTGATTCAATTTGTCCCGTACAGATTGCAGCTTTTGCTCACTCGAAGCCACCTTATCACGGCGATCATCAATCTTAACTGCAGTAGACACGCGCTGTGCCCCTGCTTGAAACGGGCTCTCATGCAGCGCTTGAATCGCTGCAAATATCCGGTCCAGCGGCCCCTCCACAATGGTACCCATTGATGTTAGCTCATAACGAATGCCTTCTACTTGCTCCAGCGCATGCTGCATGCCCACGACATACTCACTCAGACTCGTTGTGGCTGTCCCAATTGGAATCACTGTAATTTCGGCAATGGCCATGAATGTAACCTCCCAAACAATTGTCGTCCAACTTGTTAACTGTTAAGTGTTAAGGATCGTTCCTATAATCCTTAGTATATTCAACTATTATAATTTAACCATTGTATCTTTGTAACTCCTTCTAATAATAGCTATAAAGCGCTCAATAAAAAAACCAACTTCTACCGTTCGTAGAAGTTGGCTGAGTCGAGTCCATTTTTAATTCGCGTTGTTGATGTCTAGTATGTAAGATGATTTATTATTTTTATCCATACCAATTACTTTGATATAGTACTTTGTATTGGCCTCCAAGTAATGAACAATTTCTTCATTTGCGGTGCCTGGGTTGTTTGACTTAGCTATGCTCTTCTCGTTTTTATCATAAAGACGCAAAGCAGCATCTGCCGTTAAGCCAATCAATCTAATGCTGTAATTACGACTTGATTTAGGGATGAAGTAAAAATAATCATCATCCGTCCAGGTTACACTTCCTTCTTCAGCCACCTTCTTGATCTCGCTAGCTTTAGCGAAAGAATTACCATGAGCAAACACCGAACCTGCCGAAGCA harbors:
- a CDS encoding acetate uptake transporter yields the protein MSKETQQVRVATIDPSALGLFGLAIITLVASSSKLGWTDGIAFVLPWAIFLGAFAQLFACIHDAKKGNTFGATAFGAFTFFWLAVGMSWMIQNGVFGEALAAQADPRQLGVAYVGYLIFCLFMTIGAMETNKVLFYTFVAIDFLFIGLAGNAFGIMAHAMHMLAAYSEFVISMLSFYGCAASVLNIHFGRTFLPIGKPFGIFKK
- a CDS encoding glycerophosphodiester phosphodiesterase, whose product is MGLFNRINQKKERLLSFQNTRAIIQVWKHAYRPFLLFELVYKLLTLGLFIPFMSLIFNKMLDLGGYNTVANHDLLRFIFSKYGLLSLILMAPVAVMLIYVEFAVLIYIAYYGAKGQTVRIRPVLLKAMSRLSGLWRIGVFGLTMYLLLLFPMLSAGFGSSLLPNIVIPNFITGELMKSGLGTAIFILFATFVFVLNLLCVYSLPILVLEHTNHFWYAARKSMKLFWKSKWSLFKMIIEWVMLFVGFLLFVFILFIVALSFLGGREIPEMVILGGSWLISVLAYTLTLVMTPLFITVITRLYLRYAGEGSIKLHSDDLDLTVWEKGEQRRYFVKQHRTKFATFGLLIMIAVGWGVTAQLTHFGEAPDKFTIMAHRGDVQSGVENTMQAFDAAIVAGADYIELDVLQTKDGKLAVIHDINLKRLSGHNVNVYDLTLSQLQQFPLHQNGFEGYVSSLDEVLTAMKGRVKLNVELKTHGYEHDLVGTFVDTIRRHKAESWVVAQAIEYELVQDLKKAAPELKVGYVIFATFARDVDFNADFFVLEESWVNARIITSAKLKGKPLYVWTVNDPAGVEKCYTLGVDGIITDITAEAKETVDLLQEPYIKTVLSIPQIP
- a CDS encoding MTH1187 family thiamine-binding protein encodes the protein MAIAEITVIPIGTATTSLSEYVVGMQHALEQVEGIRYELTSMGTIVEGPLDRIFAAIQALHESPFQAGAQRVSTAVKIDDRRDKVASSEQKLQSVRDKLNQ
- a CDS encoding PPC domain-containing protein, which codes for MKKVLLSLVGAALITGASAGSVFAHGNSFAKASEIKKVAEEGSVTWTDDDYFYFIPKSSRNYSIRLIGLTADAALRLYDKNEKSIAKSNNPGTANEEIVHYLEANTKYYIKVIGMDKNNKSSYILDINNAN